A stretch of the Bacillus anthracis str. Vollum genome encodes the following:
- a CDS encoding molybdopterin-synthase adenylyltransferase MoeB — MAERYSRQQLFKPIGDRGQEKIRNKHVLIVGAGALGSASAESFVRAGIGKLTIIDRDYVEWSNLQRQQLYSEEDAREKLPKAIAAKNRLEKLNSEVQIDAFVMDACAENLEGLLENVDVIIDATDNFDIRFIINDLSQKYNIPWVYGSCVGSYGMSYTIIPQETPCLHCVLKNVPVTGVTCDTAGIISPTVQIVAAYQVAEALKILVEDFAAIRKTFFMFDIWSNQNHFIKLGKIKTDDCPSCGLNRTYPYLSYENQTKVAVLCGRNTVQIRTVESRQYNFDDIEKVLKKLGEVDRNPYLLSCQLDEYRVVIFRDGRVFIHGTNDISKAKQLYYRVFG, encoded by the coding sequence ATGGCTGAGCGGTATTCACGACAACAGTTGTTCAAACCGATTGGGGATAGAGGACAAGAAAAGATTCGAAATAAACATGTGTTAATTGTAGGGGCAGGCGCATTAGGAAGTGCAAGTGCTGAAAGTTTCGTACGTGCAGGCATTGGGAAGTTGACGATTATTGATCGTGATTATGTTGAATGGAGTAATTTACAAAGACAACAACTGTACTCTGAAGAAGATGCGAGAGAGAAATTGCCAAAAGCAATCGCTGCTAAAAATCGGCTAGAAAAACTTAATTCGGAAGTACAAATAGATGCTTTCGTAATGGATGCATGTGCAGAAAACTTGGAAGGACTATTAGAAAATGTTGATGTAATAATTGATGCAACAGATAATTTCGATATCCGATTTATAATAAATGATTTATCACAAAAATATAATATCCCGTGGGTATATGGTTCTTGCGTTGGCTCGTACGGTATGAGTTATACAATTATTCCGCAAGAGACACCGTGTTTACATTGTGTGCTGAAGAACGTTCCAGTTACAGGTGTGACGTGTGATACAGCTGGAATTATTAGTCCGACTGTTCAAATCGTTGCAGCATATCAAGTGGCGGAAGCACTAAAAATTTTAGTAGAAGATTTTGCAGCAATTAGAAAAACATTTTTTATGTTTGATATATGGAGTAATCAAAACCATTTTATAAAACTAGGAAAAATCAAGACAGACGATTGCCCTTCGTGCGGTTTGAATCGAACTTATCCTTATTTATCATACGAAAATCAAACGAAGGTAGCTGTTTTGTGCGGAAGAAATACAGTTCAAATTAGAACGGTAGAAAGTAGACAGTACAATTTTGATGATATAGAAAAAGTATTAAAAAAACTGGGGGAAGTAGATCGGAATCCGTATTTACTATCTTGCCAACTAGATGAGTACCGCGTCGTTATTTTTCGAGATGGTCGTGTTTTCATTCATGGTACAAATGATATTTCAAAAGCGAAACAGTTATATTATCGCGTATTCGGTTAA
- a CDS encoding formate/nitrite transporter family protein, whose product MSFHKPEQIAELVIEAGVQKVSQTLPAMLILGFLGGAFISLGFLLNIRVLGNLPERWGSLVNVLGGAVFPVGLMLVVLAGGELITGNMMSMSMALYAKKITFVSVLNNWIWITFMNFVGAIFVAYCFGHLGGLTEGDYLNKTVAIAEGKLHESFGRTLILAIGCNWLVCLALWLAYGTSDFVGKIIGIWIPIMAFVVIGFQQVVANMFVISAVIFAGHLTWMDLARNFVPVFIGNVIGGAGFVGFAYYACYQKQHSNMK is encoded by the coding sequence ATGTCATTTCATAAACCGGAACAAATTGCTGAGCTTGTCATTGAGGCCGGTGTTCAAAAAGTAAGTCAGACCTTGCCAGCAATGCTTATTCTCGGTTTTTTAGGAGGAGCATTTATTTCGCTCGGTTTTTTACTTAACATTCGCGTTTTAGGTAATTTACCTGAGCGCTGGGGGAGTTTAGTAAATGTTTTAGGAGGAGCGGTTTTTCCTGTTGGACTCATGCTCGTCGTATTGGCAGGAGGAGAATTAATTACCGGAAATATGATGTCAATGTCTATGGCGCTTTATGCAAAGAAAATTACATTCGTAAGTGTGCTGAATAACTGGATTTGGATTACTTTCATGAATTTTGTAGGAGCTATTTTCGTAGCGTATTGTTTCGGGCATCTTGGCGGATTAACAGAAGGGGATTATTTAAATAAAACAGTAGCGATAGCGGAAGGCAAGTTACACGAATCATTTGGAAGAACTTTAATTTTAGCAATTGGGTGTAATTGGCTCGTTTGTTTGGCGCTTTGGCTCGCTTATGGGACGAGTGATTTTGTCGGAAAAATAATCGGAATTTGGATTCCAATAATGGCATTTGTAGTGATTGGATTTCAGCAAGTAGTAGCAAATATGTTCGTCATCTCAGCAGTCATTTTTGCAGGGCATCTGACGTGGATGGATCTTGCTAGAAATTTTGTTCCTGTTTTTATCGGGAATGTAATTGGAGGAGCTGGATTTGTTGGATTTGCTTACTATGCTTGTTATCAAAAACAGCATTCTAATATGAAATAG
- the moaA gene encoding GTP 3',8-cyclase MoaA, translating into MKSVTLDKLQRPLKDLRISVTDRCNFRCRYCMPEEIFGPDYSFLSNDKILSFDEIERITRIFVSLGVRKLRITGGEPLLRRGLPQLIERLNKVDGVEDIGLTTNGSLLKKFAPDLYKAGLSRVTVSLDSLEEERFFYLNGNRSKVQRVLEGIQAAAEVGMKIKINMVVQKGKNEQDILQMAQYFKENKHILRFIEYMDVGNYNGWELKEVVSKQEIVDMIHQVMPLERIEANYAGEVATRYSYIGSDEEIGVISSVTDSFCSSCTRARISAEGKLYTCLFASKGNDLRELLRSDYTDEEITDVVRDIWNNREDRYSDERLSNSNKKAMPKIEMSHIGG; encoded by the coding sequence ATGAAATCTGTCACATTAGACAAACTACAACGTCCGTTAAAGGATTTACGTATTTCAGTTACTGATCGCTGTAATTTTCGCTGTCGATATTGTATGCCAGAAGAAATATTTGGTCCGGATTACTCGTTTTTGTCTAATGATAAAATTTTATCTTTTGATGAAATTGAAAGGATAACGCGTATTTTCGTTTCTTTAGGTGTTAGAAAATTACGGATTACAGGCGGAGAACCGTTACTTCGAAGAGGTCTTCCACAGCTTATTGAGCGTCTTAATAAAGTAGATGGTGTAGAGGATATTGGCTTAACAACCAATGGATCGTTACTTAAAAAGTTTGCTCCTGATTTATATAAGGCGGGTTTATCACGTGTGACAGTTAGTTTAGATTCCTTAGAAGAAGAGCGGTTTTTCTATTTAAATGGTAATAGAAGCAAAGTACAAAGGGTTCTGGAAGGCATACAAGCTGCAGCTGAAGTTGGAATGAAAATTAAAATAAACATGGTCGTTCAAAAGGGGAAAAACGAACAGGACATCTTGCAGATGGCACAATACTTTAAGGAAAACAAACATATTCTTCGTTTTATTGAGTATATGGACGTTGGAAATTATAATGGTTGGGAGTTAAAAGAGGTCGTATCTAAACAAGAAATAGTAGATATGATTCATCAAGTTATGCCATTAGAACGGATAGAAGCGAATTATGCAGGTGAGGTTGCGACTCGCTATAGTTATATTGGAAGTGATGAAGAAATAGGTGTTATTTCATCAGTAACAGATTCTTTCTGCTCTTCATGTACGAGAGCTCGTATTTCTGCAGAAGGAAAATTATATACTTGTTTATTCGCTTCTAAAGGAAATGACTTGAGAGAACTGCTTCGATCTGACTACACTGACGAGGAAATAACAGATGTCGTACGCGACATATGGAACAACCGAGAAGATCGTTATTCAGATGAACGGTTAAGTAATAGTAATAAAAAAGCTATGCCTAAAATTGAAATGTCACATATCGGTGGTTAA
- the fdhD gene encoding formate dehydrogenase accessory sulfurtransferase FdhD: MKPIQVEREIFRYEQGAFKHIEDSIVTEFPVTIKMNGQEFVTMVSTPEYIEDMVIGFLASEGIIRKYEDIDDIWVQEKEGFVHVTTAKVNPYYEQMQNKRYITSCCGMSRQGFVFANDALSAKKMNGVHVQVTAEDCFRLMKEMQQSAETFRHTGGVHNASLCDVNGIILSRMDIGRHNALDKIYGYCLKNNISIGDKIIVFSGRISSEILLKVAKIGCEIILSKSAPTELALQLAEELGITTIGFIRNQSLNVYTHPERVLNIK, translated from the coding sequence GTGAAACCGATACAGGTAGAAAGAGAAATCTTTCGTTATGAACAAGGGGCGTTTAAACATATAGAGGACAGCATTGTAACAGAGTTTCCAGTCACGATTAAAATGAACGGACAGGAGTTTGTTACAATGGTTAGTACTCCAGAATATATAGAAGATATGGTAATAGGCTTCTTAGCATCTGAAGGAATCATTCGGAAGTATGAAGATATTGATGACATATGGGTACAAGAGAAAGAAGGATTTGTACATGTCACGACGGCAAAAGTAAATCCGTATTACGAACAAATGCAAAATAAACGTTACATTACTTCATGCTGTGGTATGAGTAGACAAGGATTTGTCTTTGCAAATGATGCACTAAGCGCAAAGAAAATGAATGGCGTGCATGTACAAGTTACTGCAGAAGACTGTTTTCGATTAATGAAAGAAATGCAGCAATCTGCGGAGACATTTCGTCATACAGGGGGCGTTCATAATGCGTCTTTATGTGATGTGAATGGTATTATTTTAAGTAGAATGGATATCGGAAGGCATAATGCGTTAGATAAAATTTATGGTTATTGCTTAAAAAATAATATTTCTATAGGAGATAAAATCATTGTTTTTAGCGGTCGTATTTCTTCGGAAATATTATTGAAAGTTGCAAAAATTGGTTGTGAAATTATATTGTCAAAATCAGCTCCAACTGAGTTAGCTTTGCAGCTAGCAGAAGAATTAGGTATTACTACGATAGGATTTATTCGGAATCAATCCTTAAATGTATATACGCACCCAGAGCGTGTTTTAAATATAAAATAA
- a CDS encoding DUF2294 domain-containing protein, translated as MSKKVHEFNDMIRKLRKELFGKGPERIHTVFAENMAIATLYGNLTPTEKFISSTMDGAEMVHMARTKMIQEVYAANSREHLEELVGAKLVNLFSDMKVEEDIAVSVFVFDKNIT; from the coding sequence ATGTCAAAAAAAGTACATGAATTTAATGATATGATACGAAAACTTCGAAAGGAACTTTTCGGAAAAGGACCAGAACGCATTCATACTGTTTTTGCAGAAAATATGGCGATTGCGACCCTGTATGGAAACTTAACACCTACTGAAAAATTCATTTCAAGTACGATGGACGGTGCGGAAATGGTTCATATGGCTAGAACGAAAATGATTCAAGAAGTGTATGCTGCAAATTCCCGTGAACATTTGGAGGAACTTGTTGGAGCGAAATTAGTGAATTTGTTTTCAGATATGAAAGTAGAAGAAGATATTGCAGTTTCGGTATTTGTTTTTGATAAAAATATAACGTGA
- a CDS encoding DUF1641 domain-containing protein: protein MAAPIKMIQKQELTEEEVKQQKLDDVKELLANNEDALNQMFNIVGELNDIGMLEAANSMLKAKEPIAKIVLGQVTREPVTNLINNMMGAAGALTELDPELTKKLIGSLLVGLEKGNEHLESNKKVGVFDLMKVLKDPDINRAIGFGLHFLKGMGKGLKEE, encoded by the coding sequence ATGGCTGCACCTATAAAAATGATTCAAAAACAAGAATTAACTGAGGAAGAAGTAAAACAGCAAAAATTAGATGATGTAAAAGAGCTTCTAGCTAATAATGAAGACGCTCTAAATCAAATGTTTAATATAGTAGGGGAATTGAATGATATTGGCATGCTAGAAGCAGCAAATTCTATGCTAAAGGCGAAAGAACCAATCGCAAAGATTGTTCTTGGCCAAGTGACTCGTGAGCCTGTTACAAATTTAATTAATAATATGATGGGGGCTGCGGGTGCTTTAACAGAACTTGATCCGGAGCTTACGAAAAAGCTTATAGGTAGCTTATTAGTAGGGCTAGAAAAAGGTAATGAACATTTAGAGAGTAATAAAAAAGTAGGGGTATTCGATCTTATGAAAGTATTGAAAGACCCAGATATTAACCGTGCTATCGGGTTTGGGCTTCATTTCTTAAAAGGTATGGGAAAAGGATTAAAAGAAGAATAA
- the fdhF gene encoding formate dehydrogenase subunit alpha, with the protein MKNNMVHITIDGKKYTAEPSSTILGVINENGIEHPQICYVPEVDPIQTCDTCIVEVDGKLMRSCSTVVTEGMNIERNSTRAKEAQTEAMDRLLENHLLYCTVCDNNNGNCKLHNTAELMEIEHQKYPYEPKVDVSEVDMTHPFYRYDPNQCIACGQCVEVCQNLQVNETLSIDWEAERPRVIWDEGVSINDSSCVSCGQCVTICPCNALMEKTMLGEAGFMTGLKPDILEPMVDLIKEVEPGYSGIFAVSEVEAAMRDTRTKKTKTVCTFCGVGCSFEVWTKGRKILKVQPSSDAPVNAISTCVKGKFGWDFVNSKERITKPLIRKNGTFVESTWEEALNVVANKLGSIKEEYGKDAIGFISSSKITNEDNYVIQKLARQVFETNNIDNCSRYCQSPATDGLFRTIGMGGDAGTIKDIAQSGLVIIVGCNPTEGHPVLATRIKRAHKLHGQKLIVADLRKTEMAERSDVFISPKQGTDQVWLMAVTKYMIDQGWHDQQFIDENVNFFEDFKESLTEYTLEYAEEVTGISKETLIQMAEMIRDADGTCILWGMGVTQNTGGSDTSAAISNLLLATGNYRRPGAGAYPLRGHNNVQGACDMGTLPGWLPGYQHVTNDMERAKFEMAYGVKINSEPGLNNIEMLHAIDEGEMKAMYLVGEDMALVDSNANHVHEVLSSLDFFVVQDVFLSKTAQYADVVLPAAPSLEKEGTFTNTERRVQRLYQVLPTLGDAKPDWWIVQAIANKLGANWNYSHPSEIFAEMASLSPLFSQANYEVLEGWNSFHWGSFDGTNTPLLFQDGFNFPDKKARFAIADWVRPAEFPAEFDLHINNGRMLEHFHEGNMTNKSTGIQTKVPGVFVEVSPALAKERGVKTGSLVRLVSPFGALKLRVLVTDRVKANELYLPMNSTDNETAINFLTGPAVDTRTNTPAYKQTKVRMEVLEVDGENPMPKANPRNKKRHPQSGIEVHRKWARPGYVHLTDK; encoded by the coding sequence ATGAAGAACAACATGGTTCATATTACAATTGACGGAAAAAAGTATACAGCGGAGCCCAGTTCAACGATATTGGGTGTGATAAATGAGAACGGGATTGAACATCCGCAAATTTGTTACGTGCCAGAAGTAGATCCTATTCAAACATGTGACACTTGTATTGTAGAAGTTGACGGGAAGTTAATGCGCTCTTGTTCGACAGTAGTGACAGAAGGTATGAACATTGAACGTAATTCTACTCGTGCGAAAGAAGCACAAACAGAGGCGATGGATCGGTTATTAGAAAATCATTTATTATACTGTACTGTATGTGACAACAATAATGGGAACTGTAAGCTGCATAATACAGCAGAATTAATGGAAATCGAACATCAAAAATATCCATATGAACCGAAAGTGGATGTAAGTGAAGTGGATATGACACATCCGTTTTATCGTTATGATCCTAACCAATGTATTGCATGTGGTCAATGTGTTGAGGTATGTCAAAACTTACAAGTAAATGAAACGTTATCAATAGACTGGGAAGCGGAACGCCCGCGAGTGATTTGGGATGAAGGAGTAAGTATTAATGATTCTTCATGCGTGAGCTGTGGTCAATGTGTAACGATTTGTCCTTGTAACGCTTTAATGGAGAAAACGATGCTCGGTGAAGCTGGATTTATGACGGGATTAAAACCAGATATTCTTGAACCGATGGTAGACTTAATTAAAGAAGTTGAGCCTGGATATAGCGGTATTTTTGCGGTATCAGAAGTGGAAGCGGCCATGCGTGATACTCGTACGAAGAAAACGAAAACAGTATGTACATTTTGTGGTGTAGGGTGTTCATTTGAAGTGTGGACGAAAGGGCGTAAAATCCTTAAAGTACAGCCCTCTTCTGATGCGCCAGTTAACGCAATTTCTACTTGTGTAAAAGGAAAATTTGGCTGGGATTTCGTAAATTCTAAAGAACGAATTACGAAACCTTTAATTCGTAAAAATGGAACGTTTGTTGAATCTACATGGGAAGAAGCGTTGAATGTAGTTGCAAATAAATTAGGATCGATTAAAGAAGAGTACGGTAAAGATGCTATCGGTTTTATTTCTTCTTCTAAAATTACGAATGAAGACAATTATGTAATTCAAAAATTAGCTCGACAAGTATTTGAAACGAATAATATTGATAACTGCTCACGTTATTGTCAATCGCCAGCAACAGACGGATTATTCCGTACGATTGGTATGGGCGGAGATGCTGGGACGATTAAAGATATCGCGCAATCTGGTCTAGTTATTATTGTAGGTTGTAATCCAACAGAAGGTCATCCTGTTTTAGCTACACGTATTAAACGTGCACATAAATTACACGGACAAAAATTAATTGTAGCTGATCTTCGTAAAACAGAAATGGCAGAGCGTTCAGACGTCTTTATTAGTCCAAAACAAGGAACAGATCAAGTCTGGTTAATGGCAGTTACGAAATATATGATTGATCAAGGCTGGCACGATCAACAATTTATTGATGAGAATGTAAACTTCTTTGAAGATTTCAAAGAGAGTCTTACGGAATATACACTTGAATATGCTGAAGAAGTGACTGGTATTTCAAAAGAAACGCTTATTCAAATGGCTGAAATGATTCGTGATGCAGATGGTACATGTATCCTTTGGGGCATGGGTGTAACGCAAAATACAGGTGGATCTGATACTTCTGCTGCGATTTCAAACTTACTTCTTGCTACAGGTAATTATCGTCGTCCAGGTGCTGGTGCATATCCGCTTCGAGGTCATAATAACGTACAAGGTGCTTGTGATATGGGTACTTTACCAGGATGGCTCCCAGGATATCAGCACGTTACGAATGATATGGAACGTGCGAAATTTGAAATGGCTTATGGAGTGAAAATTAATAGTGAACCAGGTCTTAATAATATTGAAATGCTGCACGCAATTGACGAAGGGGAAATGAAAGCTATGTATCTTGTCGGAGAGGATATGGCTCTTGTAGACTCGAATGCGAACCATGTACATGAGGTGTTATCGAGCCTTGATTTCTTCGTTGTGCAAGATGTTTTCTTATCTAAAACGGCTCAATATGCAGATGTTGTATTACCAGCAGCGCCGTCTCTTGAGAAAGAAGGTACGTTCACAAATACAGAGCGTCGTGTTCAAAGACTGTATCAAGTGCTTCCTACGCTGGGAGATGCGAAACCAGACTGGTGGATTGTGCAGGCGATTGCGAATAAATTAGGTGCAAACTGGAATTATAGTCATCCAAGTGAAATTTTTGCTGAAATGGCAAGTTTATCACCACTATTCTCACAAGCAAACTATGAAGTGCTTGAAGGATGGAATAGTTTCCATTGGGGAAGTTTTGATGGAACGAATACACCGCTCCTTTTCCAAGATGGATTTAACTTCCCAGATAAAAAAGCTCGTTTTGCGATTGCTGACTGGGTACGCCCAGCTGAATTCCCAGCGGAGTTTGATCTTCACATTAATAACGGTCGTATGCTTGAGCATTTCCATGAAGGGAATATGACAAATAAATCAACAGGTATTCAAACGAAAGTGCCTGGCGTTTTCGTTGAAGTTTCTCCAGCACTTGCAAAAGAACGTGGAGTGAAAACTGGTTCATTAGTCCGTCTTGTTTCTCCGTTTGGAGCGTTAAAATTACGTGTACTTGTAACAGACCGTGTAAAAGCAAATGAGTTATATTTACCGATGAATTCTACAGATAATGAAACAGCGATTAATTTCTTAACAGGTCCTGCGGTTGATACGCGTACGAACACACCTGCTTATAAACAGACGAAAGTACGTATGGAAGTACTAGAAGTTGATGGCGAAAATCCGATGCCAAAAGCGAACCCGCGTAATAAAAAACGTCATCCTCAATCCGGTATTGAGGTACATCGTAAGTGGGCACGTCCAGGGTATGTGCATTTAACGGATAAGTAG
- the gerSA gene encoding spore germination protein GerSA: protein MGPFNKWIRGEKSFSGQEQADHILNKSISSSLSLNLKHLSKLFSGIPELITRTFPLKNGKEAALIYMEGLVDKTVINVDILRPLLFKEWNEDDFWESSISIGNIKEVQKWTDIEQSLLHGKSILFINGQLSALELDTQAAPKRSIEEPTTESSLKSSHEGFNEVASDSIALIRRYIPNRELKVKAFTVGERAASKVFMLYLADVANEDVIQEMSCRIESIKVDAILTTGELEGFVEDNSYTLFPQLSITERPDTTAHHILDGRIAVVVDRSPGVLIGPMTFSSFFQTIDDYSFRPMIPSFIRLLRFTGLFIAIFAPALYIAMISFHYEVIPLKLLLTIGESRAKIPFPPILEALLMELVLEMLREAAVRLPGPVGQTIGVVGGIVIGQAAVQAGIVSNVMVIVVSITAVASFIIPNLEMSAGIRLLRFPMMIIASLFGVIGIMVGMAIIIIHILSMESLGVPYGSPFSPLFASDLKDILVRLPWKIMKKRPLSLNLKQENRQSDIEEMEEDK from the coding sequence ATGGGGCCTTTTAATAAATGGATACGTGGTGAAAAATCTTTTTCTGGACAAGAGCAAGCTGATCACATATTAAATAAATCTATCTCTTCTTCCCTTTCCCTTAATTTAAAGCACTTGTCCAAATTGTTTAGTGGTATTCCAGAATTAATTACACGCACTTTTCCGTTAAAAAACGGAAAAGAAGCTGCTCTTATATATATGGAAGGACTTGTAGATAAAACTGTTATTAATGTAGATATTCTTCGTCCCCTCTTATTTAAAGAATGGAATGAGGACGATTTTTGGGAATCTTCTATTTCTATCGGAAATATTAAAGAAGTTCAGAAGTGGACAGACATTGAACAATCTCTTTTACATGGAAAAAGCATTTTATTTATAAACGGGCAACTATCCGCTTTAGAACTAGATACACAAGCGGCACCAAAAAGAAGTATTGAAGAACCTACAACCGAGAGCTCACTAAAAAGCTCACACGAAGGATTTAATGAAGTCGCGAGCGACAGTATCGCTCTTATTCGCCGATATATTCCAAATCGCGAATTAAAAGTGAAAGCGTTCACTGTCGGTGAGCGGGCCGCTTCTAAAGTTTTTATGCTTTATTTAGCAGATGTTGCAAACGAAGATGTCATACAAGAAATGTCATGCCGCATCGAATCCATTAAAGTGGATGCCATTCTTACTACCGGTGAATTAGAAGGGTTTGTTGAAGACAATTCTTATACTCTTTTTCCGCAATTATCAATAACTGAACGCCCTGACACAACAGCACATCATATTCTAGATGGGCGAATTGCTGTTGTTGTAGATCGCTCACCAGGCGTATTAATAGGACCTATGACCTTTTCATCCTTTTTTCAAACGATAGATGATTACAGCTTCAGACCAATGATTCCATCTTTTATACGCTTACTTCGTTTCACTGGATTATTTATTGCAATTTTTGCTCCTGCTCTTTATATTGCCATGATTTCCTTTCATTATGAAGTGATTCCACTTAAATTATTGTTAACGATTGGAGAATCGCGAGCTAAAATTCCTTTTCCCCCTATATTAGAAGCACTTTTAATGGAATTAGTACTGGAAATGCTCCGCGAAGCTGCAGTTCGACTTCCTGGTCCCGTTGGACAAACGATTGGCGTCGTAGGAGGGATCGTCATTGGACAAGCTGCAGTTCAAGCAGGAATAGTAAGTAATGTCATGGTTATCGTCGTATCTATTACTGCAGTCGCTTCTTTTATCATTCCTAACCTGGAAATGTCAGCAGGAATTCGCCTTCTTCGCTTTCCGATGATGATAATTGCCTCTTTATTTGGTGTCATAGGAATTATGGTTGGGATGGCAATCATTATTATTCATATACTTTCTATGGAATCTCTTGGTGTTCCTTATGGTAGTCCTTTTTCTCCGTTATTTGCTTCGGATTTAAAAGATATTCTTGTACGTTTACCATGGAAAATAATGAAGAAACGCCCACTATCTCTTAACTTAAAACAAGAAAATCGACAAAGTGATATAGAAGAAATGGAGGAAGATAAGTGA
- a CDS encoding endospore germination permease, whose translation MTKRAKREISLFQYILTISGVQVGFGVLTLPREVAQGANTDGWMSIIIGCVITTLVSLCIVKIMEKHPGYTLLDVLTRYLGKWLGRIGMIFWILYAVLAAVSLVFSLLYVIHIWILPRSPMFLIMILLSIPMLMLACKGVLIISRFAVFTVIFTLWMPLLLFIPLKDGHWIYLLPFLKEGWIPVVTTVKSTIIAFLGFEFAFVLYPYLTNKPAAKKGIIIANMITLCVYLQVTFVSFVYFSPDGITKFLWPTLSLVTPFHFSFLERFEIIFLSFYLFIIFDSCIPYIFTASDGINQLLNKKGSPLPVWILLFGCIFVLFFYIPSSYQISALREFWGTASYFIVFLFPVVFLLYMTLYLHWKRRKI comes from the coding sequence GTGACAAAGCGTGCAAAGAGGGAGATTAGTTTATTTCAATACATTTTAACGATTAGTGGTGTTCAAGTAGGATTCGGTGTCCTTACACTTCCGCGTGAAGTTGCACAAGGTGCGAATACAGATGGCTGGATGTCTATTATTATCGGATGCGTTATCACTACTTTAGTCAGTTTATGTATTGTAAAAATTATGGAAAAGCATCCTGGATATACTTTACTTGATGTGCTGACTCGTTATCTTGGAAAGTGGCTAGGAAGAATAGGAATGATTTTTTGGATCTTATATGCTGTACTTGCAGCCGTTTCCTTAGTTTTTTCCCTCCTGTATGTTATTCACATTTGGATTTTACCTAGATCTCCTATGTTTTTAATTATGATTTTGCTTTCTATTCCAATGCTTATGCTTGCATGTAAAGGTGTACTTATTATTAGTCGCTTTGCCGTTTTCACTGTGATTTTTACCCTTTGGATGCCATTACTATTGTTTATTCCTCTTAAAGATGGTCATTGGATATATCTTCTTCCCTTTCTAAAGGAAGGGTGGATACCAGTTGTAACCACAGTTAAATCAACTATCATTGCGTTTCTCGGATTCGAGTTTGCATTCGTCCTTTACCCCTATCTAACTAACAAACCAGCTGCAAAAAAAGGAATCATTATTGCAAATATGATTACGCTATGCGTTTACCTACAAGTTACATTCGTTTCTTTCGTTTATTTTAGCCCAGATGGTATAACTAAGTTTTTATGGCCGACTCTTTCTCTTGTTACACCATTTCACTTTTCATTTCTAGAACGATTTGAAATTATCTTTTTATCATTTTATCTCTTCATTATTTTCGATTCTTGTATTCCTTATATTTTCACTGCTTCAGATGGAATCAATCAATTACTTAACAAAAAAGGGAGTCCATTACCTGTTTGGATTTTATTATTCGGATGCATTTTCGTTCTATTCTTTTATATCCCTTCCTCTTACCAAATAAGTGCGTTGCGAGAATTTTGGGGAACTGCCAGTTATTTTATCGTTTTTCTATTCCCAGTCGTATTTCTCTTATACATGACACTTTATCTGCATTGGAAAAGGAGAAAAATTTAA